Genomic window (Granulicella arctica):
TAACGTCGAGAATCTGCACGGGAGGCGGCCCGACGATGACGATCTTCCTCATCGAGCCATTCTAGGAGAGCGGTAGTGCATGTCCTAATTTGCTGTATCCGCGTCGTGGCGTACCCGGGTGCGCGGATCTACCTTGGCTATGGAAACGGATTCCTCAAGGAGATTGACATGACGACTACATCGATAACGAACGTGATTCCTGATACCAAGCTTGCTCGCGAGGCCCACGACATCCTTCGTGAATTTTCAACCGACCTGCTCTATAACCATTCCAATCGCGTCTACCTGTTCGCGTCGGAGCAGGGCCGACAGCAACAGCTTCGCTTCGATGCCGAACTGCTCTACGTGAGCGCGGCGTTCCACGACATGGGGCTTCTAAGTGAATACTCCAGTGAAGCGGAGCGATTCGAAGTAGACGGTGCGAATGCGGCACGACAGTTCCTGACGGCGCACGGCATTGCTGCAGAGACGGCGCAGACTGCATGGGAGGCGATTGCGCTGCACACAACGCCTGGCATTACACAGTACATGAAGCCTGAGGTCGCTTTGCTGTTTACCGGTGTGGGTCTGGATGTTTTAGGCGAGGGCTTTGACGCCTTCCCTGAAGCCCTGAGAGAGCAGATTGTCGCGGAGTATCCGCGCGAGAATTTTAAGGAAGGGATCGTTACAGCATTTTTCGGCGGATTCGCACACAAGCCGGCTTCAACGTGGGGCACGGTGAAGGCCGATGTCTGCGAGCGGTACATTCCCGGTTACAAGAGCCCGAACTTCTGTGACCTGATCGCGAACTCACCGTTCCCGAACTCGACAAGCTAACGAGAGAACGATCGGCAGAGCGATCGTTCTCTCCAGCGATGGGAGGCCTGCCTAGGCCCCGGGACCGTGCGAGGGCTTGCCTTCCTGCACGTAGTTGCGATTCCACTTGGGGATCTCGACGGTGTAGGTGCCGGGCCGCTCGATGACGGCCTGGCAGCCAAGGCGGGAGTTGAGCTGGATATCGGCTGCAGTCTCCATGCGG
Coding sequences:
- a CDS encoding HD domain-containing protein — translated: MTTTSITNVIPDTKLAREAHDILREFSTDLLYNHSNRVYLFASEQGRQQQLRFDAELLYVSAAFHDMGLLSEYSSEAERFEVDGANAARQFLTAHGIAAETAQTAWEAIALHTTPGITQYMKPEVALLFTGVGLDVLGEGFDAFPEALREQIVAEYPRENFKEGIVTAFFGGFAHKPASTWGTVKADVCERYIPGYKSPNFCDLIANSPFPNSTS